A stretch of Rhododendron vialii isolate Sample 1 chromosome 4a, ASM3025357v1 DNA encodes these proteins:
- the LOC131322793 gene encoding uncharacterized protein LOC131322793 isoform X3: protein MANGKKNFIKPCSLATMKKTKYEMARDERMKENNARLKAAGIDRILADLRGTSLPNCTNEKRMGTRNGVDDPDYMPPSIEDANDDESLDSLEHEIPPSGPTRSEVELQHDSTRVLERMTRSTPHLVVESQPSPPCNVEIQSEAAAVSSAVAPNRRGRGISRGLELQRLVENKGKLLVPIPPEYRAPVGTYASKLASKIGVEVRAQVEDLSVKSWKAMDEGIKAPLLQSLKDQFDFEGDPIDVNKAITSRCGRRLSDYTHRLYEKFKKLKATKGEAYARSHPPPQIAMEQWTRLIEKKWTNKDWLLRSEKNIENRRSNKTKHRCGTKSLAVRVHEHALKNEGQLPKLPEFYKSTHYNDDMGKWIAPKCQTNYEEMVRVDAALNQEGASPLTGEQMSVTVLKQKPGYVKGLGLRPSSSIRTTSETALKALGLRPSSSAMTHEYVSSLEMKIEAQNDTIEKLLEASKQQQKINASMMEFLIEKGYTGHVGSAETSSND, encoded by the exons ATGGCAAATGGGAAGAAAAACTTCATCAAACCATGTTCTCTAGCAACTATGAAGAAAACCAAATATGAGATGGCAAGAGATGAGAGAATGAAGGAGAACAATGCGAGACTAAAGGCTGCTGGGATTGACCGTATACTAGCTGATTTGAGGGGTACGTCTTTGCCAAACTGTACGAATGAGAAGAGAATGGGTACTAGGAATGGGGTAGATGATCCTGACTATATGCCACCAAGTATTGAGGACGCCAATGACGATGAGTCTTTGGATTCTCTTGAACACGAG ATACCACCGAGTGGACCAACAAGATCAGAAGTTGAGCTCCAGCATGACTCGACTCGTGTCCTTGAGAGGATGACTCGTTCAACACCACATCTTGTAGTTGAGTCCCAGCCCTCACCACCTTGCAATGTAGAAATACAAAGTGAGGCAGCTGCAGTTAGTAGTGCTG TAGCTCCTAATAGACGCGGACGCGGCATATCACGCGGACTAGAACTCCAAAGACTTGTTGAAAACAAAGGGAAACTACTTGTTCCCATCCCACCAGAGTATCGTGCTCCGGTGGGGACTTACGCTTCTAAATTGGCCTCTAAGATTGGTGTTGAGGTTCGTGCACAAGTAGAAGACCTAAGTGTTAAAAGTTGGAAGGCTATGGATGAGGGTATTAAGGCACCTTTGCTTCAATCCCTAAAG GATCAGTTTGACTTTGAAGGAGATCCAATTGATGTCAACAAGGCAATAACATCAAGGTGTGGGCGGAGATTGAGTGATTACACCCACAGGTTGTATGAGAAATTCAAAAAGCTTAAAGCAACCAAGGGGGAAGCGTATGCAAGAAGTCACCCACCTCCTCAAATTGCCATGGAGCAATGGACTCGTTTGATTGAAAAGAAGTGGACAAACAAAGATTGGCTG CTTCGATCagagaaaaatatagaaaatagacGCAGTAACAAGACAAAGCACAGATGCGGGACGAAGTCTCTAGCAGTTAGAGTACATGAacat GCTCTAAAAAATGAGGGTCAACTGCCTAAATTGCCGGAGTTTTATAAATCCACTCACTATAATGACGACATGGGGAAGTGGATTGCTCCAAAATGCCAGACTAACTAT GAGGAAATGGTCCGAGTAGATGCTGCACTTAATCAGGAAGGTGCTTCCCCATTAACAGGGGAGCAGATGTCTGTCACGGTGCTGAAACAAAAACCAGGTTATGTGAAAGGACTTGGCTTGAGGCCTTCATCATCTATTAGGACCACATCTGAAACTGCCCTGAAAGCACTTGGCTTGAGGCCTTCCTCCTCTGCCATGACCCATGAATACGTGTCAAGCCTCGAGATGAAAATAGAGGCACAAAATGACACCATTGAGAAGCTTTTGGAGGCAAGTAAGCAGCAGCAGAAGATAAATGCTAGCATGATGGAGTTTCTCATTGAAAAAGGGTACACTGGACATGTTGGGAGTGCTGAAACATCATCTAATGATTGA
- the LOC131322793 gene encoding uncharacterized protein LOC131322793 isoform X2: protein MANGKKNFIKPCSLATMKKTKYEMARDERMKENNARLKAAGIDRILADLRGTSLPNCTNEKRMGTRNGVDDPDYMPPSIEDANDDESLDSLEHELQQIPPSGPTRSEVELQHDSTRVLERMTRSTPHLVVESQPSPPCNVEIQSEAAAVSSAAPNRRGRGISRGLELQRLVENKGKLLVPIPPEYRAPVGTYASKLASKIGVEVRAQVEDLSVKSWKAMDEGIKAPLLQSLKDQFDFEGDPIDVNKAITSRCGRRLSDYTHRLYEKFKKLKATKGEAYARSHPPPQIAMEQWTRLIEKKWTNKDWLLRSEKNIENRRSNKTKHRCGTKSLAVRVHEHALKNEGQLPKLPEFYKSTHYNDDMGKWIAPKCQTNYEEMVRVDAALNQEGASPLTGEQMSVTVLKQKPGYVKGLGLRPSSSIRTTSETALKALGLRPSSSAMTHEYVSSLEMKIEAQNDTIEKLLEASKQQQKINASMMEFLIEKGYTGHVGSAETSSND, encoded by the exons ATGGCAAATGGGAAGAAAAACTTCATCAAACCATGTTCTCTAGCAACTATGAAGAAAACCAAATATGAGATGGCAAGAGATGAGAGAATGAAGGAGAACAATGCGAGACTAAAGGCTGCTGGGATTGACCGTATACTAGCTGATTTGAGGGGTACGTCTTTGCCAAACTGTACGAATGAGAAGAGAATGGGTACTAGGAATGGGGTAGATGATCCTGACTATATGCCACCAAGTATTGAGGACGCCAATGACGATGAGTCTTTGGATTCTCTTGAACACGAG CTCCAACAGATACCACCGAGTGGACCAACAAGATCAGAAGTTGAGCTCCAGCATGACTCGACTCGTGTCCTTGAGAGGATGACTCGTTCAACACCACATCTTGTAGTTGAGTCCCAGCCCTCACCACCTTGCAATGTAGAAATACAAAGTGAGGCAGCTGCAGTTAGTAGTGCTG CTCCTAATAGACGCGGACGCGGCATATCACGCGGACTAGAACTCCAAAGACTTGTTGAAAACAAAGGGAAACTACTTGTTCCCATCCCACCAGAGTATCGTGCTCCGGTGGGGACTTACGCTTCTAAATTGGCCTCTAAGATTGGTGTTGAGGTTCGTGCACAAGTAGAAGACCTAAGTGTTAAAAGTTGGAAGGCTATGGATGAGGGTATTAAGGCACCTTTGCTTCAATCCCTAAAG GATCAGTTTGACTTTGAAGGAGATCCAATTGATGTCAACAAGGCAATAACATCAAGGTGTGGGCGGAGATTGAGTGATTACACCCACAGGTTGTATGAGAAATTCAAAAAGCTTAAAGCAACCAAGGGGGAAGCGTATGCAAGAAGTCACCCACCTCCTCAAATTGCCATGGAGCAATGGACTCGTTTGATTGAAAAGAAGTGGACAAACAAAGATTGGCTG CTTCGATCagagaaaaatatagaaaatagacGCAGTAACAAGACAAAGCACAGATGCGGGACGAAGTCTCTAGCAGTTAGAGTACATGAacat GCTCTAAAAAATGAGGGTCAACTGCCTAAATTGCCGGAGTTTTATAAATCCACTCACTATAATGACGACATGGGGAAGTGGATTGCTCCAAAATGCCAGACTAACTAT GAGGAAATGGTCCGAGTAGATGCTGCACTTAATCAGGAAGGTGCTTCCCCATTAACAGGGGAGCAGATGTCTGTCACGGTGCTGAAACAAAAACCAGGTTATGTGAAAGGACTTGGCTTGAGGCCTTCATCATCTATTAGGACCACATCTGAAACTGCCCTGAAAGCACTTGGCTTGAGGCCTTCCTCCTCTGCCATGACCCATGAATACGTGTCAAGCCTCGAGATGAAAATAGAGGCACAAAATGACACCATTGAGAAGCTTTTGGAGGCAAGTAAGCAGCAGCAGAAGATAAATGCTAGCATGATGGAGTTTCTCATTGAAAAAGGGTACACTGGACATGTTGGGAGTGCTGAAACATCATCTAATGATTGA
- the LOC131322793 gene encoding uncharacterized protein LOC131322793 isoform X1: MANGKKNFIKPCSLATMKKTKYEMARDERMKENNARLKAAGIDRILADLRGTSLPNCTNEKRMGTRNGVDDPDYMPPSIEDANDDESLDSLEHELQQIPPSGPTRSEVELQHDSTRVLERMTRSTPHLVVESQPSPPCNVEIQSEAAAVSSAVAPNRRGRGISRGLELQRLVENKGKLLVPIPPEYRAPVGTYASKLASKIGVEVRAQVEDLSVKSWKAMDEGIKAPLLQSLKDQFDFEGDPIDVNKAITSRCGRRLSDYTHRLYEKFKKLKATKGEAYARSHPPPQIAMEQWTRLIEKKWTNKDWLLRSEKNIENRRSNKTKHRCGTKSLAVRVHEHALKNEGQLPKLPEFYKSTHYNDDMGKWIAPKCQTNYEEMVRVDAALNQEGASPLTGEQMSVTVLKQKPGYVKGLGLRPSSSIRTTSETALKALGLRPSSSAMTHEYVSSLEMKIEAQNDTIEKLLEASKQQQKINASMMEFLIEKGYTGHVGSAETSSND; encoded by the exons ATGGCAAATGGGAAGAAAAACTTCATCAAACCATGTTCTCTAGCAACTATGAAGAAAACCAAATATGAGATGGCAAGAGATGAGAGAATGAAGGAGAACAATGCGAGACTAAAGGCTGCTGGGATTGACCGTATACTAGCTGATTTGAGGGGTACGTCTTTGCCAAACTGTACGAATGAGAAGAGAATGGGTACTAGGAATGGGGTAGATGATCCTGACTATATGCCACCAAGTATTGAGGACGCCAATGACGATGAGTCTTTGGATTCTCTTGAACACGAG CTCCAACAGATACCACCGAGTGGACCAACAAGATCAGAAGTTGAGCTCCAGCATGACTCGACTCGTGTCCTTGAGAGGATGACTCGTTCAACACCACATCTTGTAGTTGAGTCCCAGCCCTCACCACCTTGCAATGTAGAAATACAAAGTGAGGCAGCTGCAGTTAGTAGTGCTG TAGCTCCTAATAGACGCGGACGCGGCATATCACGCGGACTAGAACTCCAAAGACTTGTTGAAAACAAAGGGAAACTACTTGTTCCCATCCCACCAGAGTATCGTGCTCCGGTGGGGACTTACGCTTCTAAATTGGCCTCTAAGATTGGTGTTGAGGTTCGTGCACAAGTAGAAGACCTAAGTGTTAAAAGTTGGAAGGCTATGGATGAGGGTATTAAGGCACCTTTGCTTCAATCCCTAAAG GATCAGTTTGACTTTGAAGGAGATCCAATTGATGTCAACAAGGCAATAACATCAAGGTGTGGGCGGAGATTGAGTGATTACACCCACAGGTTGTATGAGAAATTCAAAAAGCTTAAAGCAACCAAGGGGGAAGCGTATGCAAGAAGTCACCCACCTCCTCAAATTGCCATGGAGCAATGGACTCGTTTGATTGAAAAGAAGTGGACAAACAAAGATTGGCTG CTTCGATCagagaaaaatatagaaaatagacGCAGTAACAAGACAAAGCACAGATGCGGGACGAAGTCTCTAGCAGTTAGAGTACATGAacat GCTCTAAAAAATGAGGGTCAACTGCCTAAATTGCCGGAGTTTTATAAATCCACTCACTATAATGACGACATGGGGAAGTGGATTGCTCCAAAATGCCAGACTAACTAT GAGGAAATGGTCCGAGTAGATGCTGCACTTAATCAGGAAGGTGCTTCCCCATTAACAGGGGAGCAGATGTCTGTCACGGTGCTGAAACAAAAACCAGGTTATGTGAAAGGACTTGGCTTGAGGCCTTCATCATCTATTAGGACCACATCTGAAACTGCCCTGAAAGCACTTGGCTTGAGGCCTTCCTCCTCTGCCATGACCCATGAATACGTGTCAAGCCTCGAGATGAAAATAGAGGCACAAAATGACACCATTGAGAAGCTTTTGGAGGCAAGTAAGCAGCAGCAGAAGATAAATGCTAGCATGATGGAGTTTCTCATTGAAAAAGGGTACACTGGACATGTTGGGAGTGCTGAAACATCATCTAATGATTGA
- the LOC131322793 gene encoding uncharacterized protein LOC131322793 isoform X4: protein MANGKKNFIKPCSLATMKKTKYEMARDERMKENNARLKAAGIDRILADLRGTSLPNCTNEKRMGTRNGVDDPDYMPPSIEDANDDESLDSLEHELQQIPPSGPTRSEVELQHDSTRVLERMTRSTPHLVVESQPSPPCNVEIQSEAAAVSSAVAPNRRGRGISRGLELQRLVENKGKLLVPIPPEYRAPVGTYASKLASKIGVEVRAQVEDLSVKSWKAMDEGIKAPLLQSLKDQFDFEGDPIDVNKAITSRCGRRLSDYTHRLYEKFKKLKATKGEAYARSHPPPQIAMEQWTRLIEKKWTNKDWLLRSEKNIENRRSNKTKHRCGTKSLAVRALKNEGQLPKLPEFYKSTHYNDDMGKWIAPKCQTNYEEMVRVDAALNQEGASPLTGEQMSVTVLKQKPGYVKGLGLRPSSSIRTTSETALKALGLRPSSSAMTHEYVSSLEMKIEAQNDTIEKLLEASKQQQKINASMMEFLIEKGYTGHVGSAETSSND from the exons ATGGCAAATGGGAAGAAAAACTTCATCAAACCATGTTCTCTAGCAACTATGAAGAAAACCAAATATGAGATGGCAAGAGATGAGAGAATGAAGGAGAACAATGCGAGACTAAAGGCTGCTGGGATTGACCGTATACTAGCTGATTTGAGGGGTACGTCTTTGCCAAACTGTACGAATGAGAAGAGAATGGGTACTAGGAATGGGGTAGATGATCCTGACTATATGCCACCAAGTATTGAGGACGCCAATGACGATGAGTCTTTGGATTCTCTTGAACACGAG CTCCAACAGATACCACCGAGTGGACCAACAAGATCAGAAGTTGAGCTCCAGCATGACTCGACTCGTGTCCTTGAGAGGATGACTCGTTCAACACCACATCTTGTAGTTGAGTCCCAGCCCTCACCACCTTGCAATGTAGAAATACAAAGTGAGGCAGCTGCAGTTAGTAGTGCTG TAGCTCCTAATAGACGCGGACGCGGCATATCACGCGGACTAGAACTCCAAAGACTTGTTGAAAACAAAGGGAAACTACTTGTTCCCATCCCACCAGAGTATCGTGCTCCGGTGGGGACTTACGCTTCTAAATTGGCCTCTAAGATTGGTGTTGAGGTTCGTGCACAAGTAGAAGACCTAAGTGTTAAAAGTTGGAAGGCTATGGATGAGGGTATTAAGGCACCTTTGCTTCAATCCCTAAAG GATCAGTTTGACTTTGAAGGAGATCCAATTGATGTCAACAAGGCAATAACATCAAGGTGTGGGCGGAGATTGAGTGATTACACCCACAGGTTGTATGAGAAATTCAAAAAGCTTAAAGCAACCAAGGGGGAAGCGTATGCAAGAAGTCACCCACCTCCTCAAATTGCCATGGAGCAATGGACTCGTTTGATTGAAAAGAAGTGGACAAACAAAGATTGGCTG CTTCGATCagagaaaaatatagaaaatagacGCAGTAACAAGACAAAGCACAGATGCGGGACGAAGTCTCTAGCAGTTAGA GCTCTAAAAAATGAGGGTCAACTGCCTAAATTGCCGGAGTTTTATAAATCCACTCACTATAATGACGACATGGGGAAGTGGATTGCTCCAAAATGCCAGACTAACTAT GAGGAAATGGTCCGAGTAGATGCTGCACTTAATCAGGAAGGTGCTTCCCCATTAACAGGGGAGCAGATGTCTGTCACGGTGCTGAAACAAAAACCAGGTTATGTGAAAGGACTTGGCTTGAGGCCTTCATCATCTATTAGGACCACATCTGAAACTGCCCTGAAAGCACTTGGCTTGAGGCCTTCCTCCTCTGCCATGACCCATGAATACGTGTCAAGCCTCGAGATGAAAATAGAGGCACAAAATGACACCATTGAGAAGCTTTTGGAGGCAAGTAAGCAGCAGCAGAAGATAAATGCTAGCATGATGGAGTTTCTCATTGAAAAAGGGTACACTGGACATGTTGGGAGTGCTGAAACATCATCTAATGATTGA
- the LOC131322793 gene encoding uncharacterized protein LOC131322793 isoform X5: protein MANGKKNFIKPCSLATMKKTKYEMARDERMKENNARLKAAGIDRILADLRGTSLPNCTNEKRMGTRNGVDDPDYMPPSIEDANDDESLDSLEHELQQIPPSGPTRSEVELQHDSTRVLERMTRSTPHLVVESQPSPPCNVEIQSEAAAVSSAVAPNRRGRGISRGLELQRLVENKGKLLVPIPPEYRAPVGTYASKLASKIGVEVRAQVEDLSVKSWKAMDEGIKAPLLQSLKDQFDFEGDPIDVNKAITSRCGRRLSDYTHRLYEKFKKLKATKGEAYARSHPPPQIAMEQWTRLIEKKWTNKDWLALKNEGQLPKLPEFYKSTHYNDDMGKWIAPKCQTNYEEMVRVDAALNQEGASPLTGEQMSVTVLKQKPGYVKGLGLRPSSSIRTTSETALKALGLRPSSSAMTHEYVSSLEMKIEAQNDTIEKLLEASKQQQKINASMMEFLIEKGYTGHVGSAETSSND from the exons ATGGCAAATGGGAAGAAAAACTTCATCAAACCATGTTCTCTAGCAACTATGAAGAAAACCAAATATGAGATGGCAAGAGATGAGAGAATGAAGGAGAACAATGCGAGACTAAAGGCTGCTGGGATTGACCGTATACTAGCTGATTTGAGGGGTACGTCTTTGCCAAACTGTACGAATGAGAAGAGAATGGGTACTAGGAATGGGGTAGATGATCCTGACTATATGCCACCAAGTATTGAGGACGCCAATGACGATGAGTCTTTGGATTCTCTTGAACACGAG CTCCAACAGATACCACCGAGTGGACCAACAAGATCAGAAGTTGAGCTCCAGCATGACTCGACTCGTGTCCTTGAGAGGATGACTCGTTCAACACCACATCTTGTAGTTGAGTCCCAGCCCTCACCACCTTGCAATGTAGAAATACAAAGTGAGGCAGCTGCAGTTAGTAGTGCTG TAGCTCCTAATAGACGCGGACGCGGCATATCACGCGGACTAGAACTCCAAAGACTTGTTGAAAACAAAGGGAAACTACTTGTTCCCATCCCACCAGAGTATCGTGCTCCGGTGGGGACTTACGCTTCTAAATTGGCCTCTAAGATTGGTGTTGAGGTTCGTGCACAAGTAGAAGACCTAAGTGTTAAAAGTTGGAAGGCTATGGATGAGGGTATTAAGGCACCTTTGCTTCAATCCCTAAAG GATCAGTTTGACTTTGAAGGAGATCCAATTGATGTCAACAAGGCAATAACATCAAGGTGTGGGCGGAGATTGAGTGATTACACCCACAGGTTGTATGAGAAATTCAAAAAGCTTAAAGCAACCAAGGGGGAAGCGTATGCAAGAAGTCACCCACCTCCTCAAATTGCCATGGAGCAATGGACTCGTTTGATTGAAAAGAAGTGGACAAACAAAGATTGGCTG GCTCTAAAAAATGAGGGTCAACTGCCTAAATTGCCGGAGTTTTATAAATCCACTCACTATAATGACGACATGGGGAAGTGGATTGCTCCAAAATGCCAGACTAACTAT GAGGAAATGGTCCGAGTAGATGCTGCACTTAATCAGGAAGGTGCTTCCCCATTAACAGGGGAGCAGATGTCTGTCACGGTGCTGAAACAAAAACCAGGTTATGTGAAAGGACTTGGCTTGAGGCCTTCATCATCTATTAGGACCACATCTGAAACTGCCCTGAAAGCACTTGGCTTGAGGCCTTCCTCCTCTGCCATGACCCATGAATACGTGTCAAGCCTCGAGATGAAAATAGAGGCACAAAATGACACCATTGAGAAGCTTTTGGAGGCAAGTAAGCAGCAGCAGAAGATAAATGCTAGCATGATGGAGTTTCTCATTGAAAAAGGGTACACTGGACATGTTGGGAGTGCTGAAACATCATCTAATGATTGA
- the LOC131322793 gene encoding uncharacterized protein LOC131322793 isoform X6, with protein sequence MANGKKNFIKPCSLATMKKTKYEMARDERMKENNARLKAAGIDRILADLRGTSLPNCTNEKRMGTRNGVDDPDYMPPSIEDANDDESLDSLEHELQQIPPSGPTRSEVELQHDSTRVLERMTRSTPHLVVESQPSPPCNVEIQSEAAAVSSAVAPNRRGRGISRGLELQRLVENKGKLLVPIPPEYRAPVGTYASKLASKIGVEVRAQVEDLSVKSWKAMDEGIKAPLLQSLKDQFDFEGDPIDVNKAITSRCGRRLSDYTHRLYEKFKKLKATKGEAYARSHPPPQIAMEQWTRLIEKKWTNKDWLEEMVRVDAALNQEGASPLTGEQMSVTVLKQKPGYVKGLGLRPSSSIRTTSETALKALGLRPSSSAMTHEYVSSLEMKIEAQNDTIEKLLEASKQQQKINASMMEFLIEKGYTGHVGSAETSSND encoded by the exons ATGGCAAATGGGAAGAAAAACTTCATCAAACCATGTTCTCTAGCAACTATGAAGAAAACCAAATATGAGATGGCAAGAGATGAGAGAATGAAGGAGAACAATGCGAGACTAAAGGCTGCTGGGATTGACCGTATACTAGCTGATTTGAGGGGTACGTCTTTGCCAAACTGTACGAATGAGAAGAGAATGGGTACTAGGAATGGGGTAGATGATCCTGACTATATGCCACCAAGTATTGAGGACGCCAATGACGATGAGTCTTTGGATTCTCTTGAACACGAG CTCCAACAGATACCACCGAGTGGACCAACAAGATCAGAAGTTGAGCTCCAGCATGACTCGACTCGTGTCCTTGAGAGGATGACTCGTTCAACACCACATCTTGTAGTTGAGTCCCAGCCCTCACCACCTTGCAATGTAGAAATACAAAGTGAGGCAGCTGCAGTTAGTAGTGCTG TAGCTCCTAATAGACGCGGACGCGGCATATCACGCGGACTAGAACTCCAAAGACTTGTTGAAAACAAAGGGAAACTACTTGTTCCCATCCCACCAGAGTATCGTGCTCCGGTGGGGACTTACGCTTCTAAATTGGCCTCTAAGATTGGTGTTGAGGTTCGTGCACAAGTAGAAGACCTAAGTGTTAAAAGTTGGAAGGCTATGGATGAGGGTATTAAGGCACCTTTGCTTCAATCCCTAAAG GATCAGTTTGACTTTGAAGGAGATCCAATTGATGTCAACAAGGCAATAACATCAAGGTGTGGGCGGAGATTGAGTGATTACACCCACAGGTTGTATGAGAAATTCAAAAAGCTTAAAGCAACCAAGGGGGAAGCGTATGCAAGAAGTCACCCACCTCCTCAAATTGCCATGGAGCAATGGACTCGTTTGATTGAAAAGAAGTGGACAAACAAAGATTGGCTG GAGGAAATGGTCCGAGTAGATGCTGCACTTAATCAGGAAGGTGCTTCCCCATTAACAGGGGAGCAGATGTCTGTCACGGTGCTGAAACAAAAACCAGGTTATGTGAAAGGACTTGGCTTGAGGCCTTCATCATCTATTAGGACCACATCTGAAACTGCCCTGAAAGCACTTGGCTTGAGGCCTTCCTCCTCTGCCATGACCCATGAATACGTGTCAAGCCTCGAGATGAAAATAGAGGCACAAAATGACACCATTGAGAAGCTTTTGGAGGCAAGTAAGCAGCAGCAGAAGATAAATGCTAGCATGATGGAGTTTCTCATTGAAAAAGGGTACACTGGACATGTTGGGAGTGCTGAAACATCATCTAATGATTGA